A single window of Pseudomonas benzenivorans DNA harbors:
- a CDS encoding aminoglycoside phosphotransferase family protein has product MPEQDVRLQLLNQWLDQQLPVVFAERGWGEVPAATLTAASSDASFRRYFRWQAADRSLIVMDAPPPQEDCRPFVKVAGLLAGAGVNVPQILAEDLERGFLLLNDLGRQTYLEVIEEANADRLMGDALQALLAFQRLPMDAGLPSYDEALLLRELQLFPEWYLRRHLGVALSEAQQAAWQRICALLIDSALAQPKVLVHRDYMPRNLMLSEPNPGVLDFQDAVYGPVTYDVTCLFKDAFLSWPEARVRDWLQDYWRQAREVGIPVQDGFEDFLRASDLMGVQRHLKVVGIFARICHRDGKPRYLEDVPRFFAYIQVVLARRPELAELGELLAGLPQSQGVPA; this is encoded by the coding sequence ATGCCTGAACAAGATGTACGCCTGCAACTCCTCAATCAGTGGCTCGACCAGCAACTGCCCGTGGTATTCGCCGAGCGGGGCTGGGGGGAGGTGCCGGCCGCCACGCTGACCGCTGCCAGCAGCGACGCCAGTTTTCGCCGCTATTTTCGCTGGCAGGCCGCTGATCGAAGCCTGATCGTGATGGACGCGCCGCCGCCCCAGGAGGACTGCCGGCCCTTCGTCAAGGTTGCTGGGCTGCTGGCCGGCGCCGGGGTCAATGTGCCGCAGATTCTCGCCGAGGACCTCGAGCGCGGCTTTCTGCTGCTCAACGATCTGGGCCGGCAGACCTATCTGGAGGTGATCGAGGAGGCGAATGCCGATCGCCTGATGGGCGACGCATTGCAGGCCCTGCTGGCGTTCCAGCGCCTGCCGATGGATGCCGGGTTGCCGAGTTACGATGAGGCCCTGCTGCTGCGCGAGCTGCAGCTGTTTCCCGAGTGGTACCTGCGCCGCCACCTGGGCGTCGCGTTGAGTGAGGCCCAGCAGGCCGCCTGGCAGCGCATCTGCGCCCTGCTGATCGACAGCGCCCTGGCCCAGCCCAAAGTGCTGGTGCACCGGGACTACATGCCGCGCAACCTGATGCTCAGTGAGCCGAATCCCGGTGTGCTGGACTTCCAGGACGCGGTATACGGACCGGTGACCTATGACGTCACCTGCCTGTTCAAGGACGCTTTCCTCAGCTGGCCGGAAGCGCGGGTGCGTGACTGGCTGCAGGACTACTGGCGGCAGGCCCGGGAGGTGGGCATTCCGGTGCAGGACGGCTTCGAGGACTTTCTGCGGGCCAGCGATCTGATGGGCGTGCAGCGTCACCTCAAGGTCGTCGGCATCTTCGCGCGCATCTGCCACCGAGACGGCAAACCCCGCTACCTGGAGGACGTGCCGCGGTTCTTCGCCTATATCCAGGTGGTGCTGGCGCGGCGTCCCGAGCTGGCCGAGCTGGGTGAGCTGCTTGCCGGTCTGCCTCAGTCCCAAGGGGTGCCGGCATGA
- the murU gene encoding N-acetylmuramate alpha-1-phosphate uridylyltransferase MurU — translation MKAMILAAGKGERLRPLTLHTPKPLVQVAGVPLIEYHLRALVAAGFAEVVVNHAWLGQQIEDHLGDGAQFGLSLRYSAEGEPLETGGGIFQALPLLGDEPFLVVNGDICTDYPFAELRRPLAGLAHLVLVDNPAHHPVGDFYLEGEQVGDAQAEQPSLTYSGIAVLSPALFAGCQPGSFKLAPLLRAAMAKGLVSGEHYAGRWVDVGSHERLAEAERLLAPSR, via the coding sequence ATGAAGGCGATGATCCTCGCCGCCGGCAAGGGCGAGCGCCTGCGACCCTTGACCCTGCATACCCCCAAGCCGCTGGTGCAGGTGGCAGGCGTACCCTTGATCGAATATCACCTCAGGGCGCTGGTTGCCGCGGGCTTTGCCGAGGTGGTGGTCAATCACGCCTGGCTGGGCCAGCAGATCGAGGATCACCTCGGCGACGGCGCGCAGTTCGGTCTTAGCCTGCGTTATTCGGCCGAAGGCGAACCCCTGGAGACCGGCGGCGGCATCTTCCAGGCGCTGCCCCTGCTCGGCGACGAACCCTTCCTGGTGGTCAACGGCGATATTTGTACCGACTACCCCTTCGCCGAACTCCGGCGGCCGCTGGCCGGGTTGGCCCATCTGGTGCTGGTGGACAACCCGGCGCATCACCCGGTGGGCGACTTCTATCTGGAGGGCGAGCAGGTGGGCGATGCCCAGGCCGAGCAGCCGAGCCTGACCTACAGCGGCATCGCCGTGCTGTCGCCGGCGCTGTTCGCCGGCTGTCAGCCGGGCAGCTTCAAGCTGGCACCGCTGCTGCGCGCCGCCATGGCTAAGGGGCTGGTGAGCGGCGAGCATTATGCCGGCCGCTGGGTCGACGTCGGCAGCCATGAGCGACTGGCCGAAGCCGAGCGCTTGCTCGCGCCGAGTCGCTGA
- a CDS encoding TerB family tellurite resistance protein has product MLWPLTLLGAFAGWAVASIPGALLGGLLGQVADRRLRLRGWAELRERLGAAPPPGDEVLLFILLGRLAKCDGQVLQTHIRQARAEMQRLGLDQDAQRRAIEAFARGKTGRDSLRAPLRRYRGRGEALLRACWRMAWVDGRVSRTERELILLWGKWLEVSAATQEALSAAYAPRQGPMPSTVGGSYQAALRLLGVTADSEPAQIKQAYRRLLSRHHPDKLAGSGASAELVREATERTRELRQAYGLIRQRHGFR; this is encoded by the coding sequence ATGCTCTGGCCCCTGACGCTGCTGGGTGCCTTTGCCGGCTGGGCCGTGGCCAGCATTCCCGGTGCGCTGCTGGGGGGGCTGCTCGGCCAGGTCGCGGATCGGCGCTTGCGCCTGCGCGGTTGGGCGGAGTTGCGCGAGCGGCTCGGCGCGGCGCCGCCTCCGGGGGACGAGGTGCTGCTGTTCATCCTGCTCGGTCGTCTGGCCAAGTGCGACGGGCAGGTGCTGCAGACCCATATTCGCCAGGCGCGTGCGGAGATGCAGCGCCTGGGCCTGGATCAGGACGCCCAGCGCCGGGCGATCGAGGCCTTCGCCCGCGGCAAGACCGGACGCGACAGCCTGCGCGCACCGTTGCGGCGCTATCGCGGGCGCGGCGAAGCGTTGCTGCGGGCCTGCTGGCGCATGGCCTGGGTGGATGGGCGGGTCAGTCGCACCGAGCGCGAGCTGATACTGCTGTGGGGCAAGTGGCTGGAGGTCTCGGCCGCGACACAGGAGGCGTTGAGCGCCGCCTATGCGCCCCGTCAGGGGCCGATGCCGTCGACCGTGGGCGGCAGCTATCAGGCGGCCTTGCGCCTGCTGGGTGTGACTGCCGACAGCGAGCCGGCGCAGATCAAGCAGGCCTATCGACGTCTGCTCAGCCGTCACCACCCCGACAAGCTGGCCGGCAGTGGCGCCAGCGCCGAGCTGGTCCGCGAGGCCACCGAAAGGACCCGCGAGCTGCGCCAGGCCTATGGACTGATCCGTCAGCGCCACGGCTTTCGCTGA
- a CDS encoding alpha/beta hydrolase family protein encodes MPPRPVSLALCLLLLGAPVRAETAATGVEQTGQRTALPERSEVDARALERQLNNEEQQRLQTDSEAFLALWLPANAGKPHGAVILLPGDQESADWPRSVGPLRRELPDTGWHSLSLTLPDPATSPPTQPSAATDAARTAPASPAPVEAVTTEALGSAEPPREPTPTGSETVSLAETSSQAHSARVLLRIDAAVAFAQERQADTIVLLGHGSGAYWAARYLAERKPANIQHLLLLAPTRPEGFLPKLDELVPGLQLATGDFFYRNQANDREAAHERLQASKRLSHPAYTQIALYALPGNPATEQKQVFRRIRGWLEQHLPAGAAPMGTAQ; translated from the coding sequence ATGCCCCCACGCCCCGTCAGCCTCGCGCTCTGCCTGCTCCTGCTCGGCGCCCCCGTGCGGGCCGAGACGGCAGCGACAGGTGTCGAACAGACAGGACAGCGCACGGCGCTACCCGAACGCAGCGAAGTCGACGCCCGCGCCCTGGAGCGCCAGCTGAATAACGAGGAGCAGCAGCGCCTGCAGACCGACAGCGAGGCGTTTCTCGCCCTCTGGTTGCCGGCCAATGCCGGCAAACCGCACGGCGCGGTCATCCTTCTGCCGGGCGACCAGGAGAGTGCCGACTGGCCACGCAGCGTGGGCCCGTTGCGCCGCGAGCTGCCGGACACTGGCTGGCACAGCCTGAGCCTGACCCTGCCGGACCCGGCCACCAGCCCGCCGACCCAGCCCTCGGCGGCCACGGACGCCGCCCGCACCGCGCCCGCCTCGCCAGCACCCGTGGAGGCCGTGACGACCGAGGCACTGGGCAGTGCCGAACCGCCCAGGGAGCCCACGCCTACCGGCAGCGAAACGGTCAGCCTCGCAGAAACATCGAGCCAGGCCCACAGCGCGCGCGTCCTGCTGCGTATCGACGCGGCCGTGGCCTTCGCCCAGGAGCGCCAGGCCGACACCATCGTCCTGCTCGGCCATGGCAGCGGCGCCTATTGGGCCGCGCGCTACCTGGCCGAGCGCAAGCCGGCGAACATTCAGCACCTGCTGCTGCTTGCCCCCACGCGTCCCGAGGGCTTTCTGCCGAAACTGGACGAGCTGGTGCCAGGCCTGCAACTGGCGACCGGCGACTTCTTTTACCGCAACCAGGCGAACGATCGCGAGGCGGCCCATGAACGCCTGCAGGCGTCCAAGCGCCTGAGCCATCCGGCCTACACCCAGATCGCGCTTTACGCGCTGCCCGGCAACCCGGCTACCGAGCAGAAGCAAGTGTTCCGCCGCATCCGCGGCTGGCTAGAGCAGCACCTGCCGGCAGGCGCAGCGCCTATGGGTACAGCCCAGTAG
- the rpe gene encoding ribulose-phosphate 3-epimerase: MQPFAIAPSILSADFARLGEEVDNVLAAGADIVHFDVMDNHYVPNLTIGPMVCAALRKYGITAPIDAHLMVKPVDRIIGDFIEAGASYITFHPEASEHIDRSLQLIRDGGCKAGLVFNPATPLDVLKHVMDRVDMILLMSVNPGFGGQKFIPGTLDKLREARALIDASGRDIRLEIDGGVNIKNIREIAEAGADTFVAGSAIFNQPNYREVIDAMRAELAQVRA, translated from the coding sequence ATGCAACCCTTCGCCATCGCCCCGTCGATTCTCTCCGCCGACTTCGCCCGCCTGGGCGAGGAAGTGGACAACGTGCTCGCTGCCGGTGCCGACATCGTCCACTTCGACGTGATGGACAACCACTACGTGCCAAACCTGACCATCGGCCCCATGGTCTGCGCGGCGCTGCGCAAGTACGGCATCACGGCGCCGATCGATGCTCATCTGATGGTCAAACCGGTGGACCGCATCATCGGCGACTTCATCGAGGCCGGCGCCAGCTATATCACCTTCCACCCGGAAGCGAGCGAGCATATCGACCGCTCCCTGCAGTTGATCCGCGACGGTGGCTGCAAGGCCGGCCTGGTGTTCAACCCGGCCACGCCGCTGGACGTGCTCAAGCACGTGATGGACAGGGTCGACATGATCCTGCTGATGAGCGTCAATCCAGGCTTTGGCGGCCAGAAGTTCATTCCCGGAACCCTCGACAAGCTGCGCGAGGCGCGCGCCCTGATCGACGCCAGCGGTCGCGATATCCGCCTGGAGATCGACGGCGGGGTCAACATCAAGAACATCCGCGAGATCGCCGAGGCCGGGGCCGATACCTTCGTCGCCGGCTCGGCGATCTTCAATCAGCCGAACTACCGCGAGGTGATCGATGCCATGCGCGCCGAGCTCGCCCAGGTGCGCGCGTGA
- the trpE gene encoding anthranilate synthase component I has translation MTREEFLRLAAAGYNRIPLACETLVDFDTPLSIYLKLADQANTYLLESVQGGEKWGRYSIIGLPARTVLRVHGHDVRVSVDGVETERHECPDPLAFVEAFQGRYRVPTLPGLPRFNGGLVGYFGYDSVRYVEAKLANGVNPDPLGTPDILLMVSDAVVVFDNLAGKMHAIVLADPQQEGAYEQAQAHLQEILHKLRQPITPRLGVDLNAAVGAEPAFRSSYSRDDYERAVATIKDYILAGDCMQVVISQRMSIPFKAAPIDLYRALRCINPTPYMYFFNFGDFHVVGSSPEVLVRVEDNLVTVRPIAGTRPRGASDEADLALEQDLLSDAKELAEHLMLIDLGRNDVGRVSSTGSVKLTEKMIIERYSNVMHIVSNVTGQLKDGMSAMDALRAILPAGTLSGAPKIRAMEIIDELEPVKRGVYGGAVGYLAWNGNMDTAIAIRTAVIKDGELHVQAGAGIVADSVPALEWEETLNKRRAMFRAVALAEQTSE, from the coding sequence ATGACCCGCGAAGAATTCCTGCGTTTGGCCGCTGCCGGCTATAACCGCATTCCGCTTGCCTGCGAAACCCTGGTGGACTTCGACACGCCGCTGTCGATCTACCTGAAACTGGCCGACCAGGCCAACACCTACCTGCTGGAGTCCGTCCAGGGCGGCGAGAAATGGGGGCGTTACTCGATCATCGGCCTGCCGGCGCGCACCGTGCTGCGTGTCCATGGCCACGACGTGCGGGTGAGTGTCGACGGCGTCGAAACCGAACGCCACGAATGTCCCGACCCGCTGGCCTTCGTCGAGGCGTTCCAGGGGCGTTACCGGGTGCCGACCCTGCCGGGGCTGCCGCGCTTCAACGGCGGTCTGGTGGGCTACTTCGGCTACGACAGCGTGCGTTACGTCGAGGCCAAGCTGGCCAATGGGGTGAATCCCGACCCGCTGGGGACGCCGGACATCCTGTTGATGGTCTCCGACGCGGTGGTGGTGTTCGACAACCTGGCGGGCAAGATGCACGCCATCGTCCTCGCCGACCCGCAGCAGGAGGGCGCCTACGAGCAGGCCCAGGCGCACCTGCAGGAGATCCTGCACAAGCTGCGTCAGCCGATCACCCCGCGCCTGGGGGTCGACCTGAACGCGGCGGTCGGCGCCGAGCCGGCCTTCCGCTCCAGCTACAGCCGTGACGACTATGAGCGCGCGGTCGCCACGATCAAGGATTACATCCTGGCCGGCGACTGCATGCAGGTGGTGATTTCCCAGCGCATGTCGATCCCCTTCAAGGCTGCGCCGATCGACCTGTACCGGGCGCTGCGCTGCATCAACCCGACGCCCTACATGTACTTCTTCAACTTCGGCGACTTCCACGTGGTCGGCTCCTCGCCCGAGGTGCTGGTGCGGGTCGAGGACAATCTGGTGACGGTGCGGCCGATCGCCGGCACCCGCCCGCGCGGGGCGAGCGACGAGGCCGACCTGGCGCTGGAGCAGGACCTGCTGTCGGACGCCAAGGAACTGGCCGAGCACCTGATGCTGATCGACCTGGGGCGCAACGACGTCGGCCGCGTCTCCAGCACCGGCAGCGTCAAGCTCACCGAGAAGATGATCATCGAGCGCTACTCCAACGTCATGCACATCGTCTCCAACGTCACCGGGCAGCTGAAGGACGGCATGAGCGCCATGGATGCCCTGCGCGCCATCCTGCCGGCCGGCACCCTGTCGGGGGCGCCGAAGATTCGCGCGATGGAAATCATCGACGAGCTGGAGCCGGTCAAGCGCGGGGTGTACGGCGGCGCGGTCGGGTACCTGGCGTGGAACGGCAACATGGACACCGCCATCGCCATCCGCACCGCGGTGATCAAGGACGGTGAGCTGCATGTGCAGGCCGGCGCCGGCATCGTCGCCGACTCGGTACCGGCGCTGGAGTGGGAGGAGACGCTGAACAAGCGTCGCGCCATGTTCCGAGCCGTCGCCCTCGCCGAACAGACAAGTGAATAA
- a CDS encoding aminodeoxychorismate/anthranilate synthase component II, translating to MLLMIDNYDSFTYNVVQYLGELGADVHVIRNDELGVAEIEALQPERIVVSPGPCTPTEAGVSLAVIEHFAGKLPILGVCLGHQSIGQAFGGEVVRARQVMHGKTSPVFHRDQGVFAGLNMPLTVTRYHSLVVRHASLPDCLEVTAWTQLEDGSLDEIMGLRHKTLNIEGVQFHPESILTEQGHELLANFLTQQGGVRR from the coding sequence ATGCTGCTGATGATCGACAACTACGACTCCTTTACCTACAACGTGGTGCAGTACCTCGGCGAGCTGGGGGCGGACGTCCACGTCATCCGAAACGACGAACTCGGCGTCGCCGAGATCGAGGCGCTGCAGCCCGAGCGCATCGTCGTGTCGCCGGGGCCCTGCACGCCGACCGAGGCCGGCGTGTCGCTGGCGGTGATCGAGCATTTCGCCGGCAAGCTGCCGATCCTCGGCGTCTGCCTGGGCCACCAGAGCATCGGCCAGGCCTTCGGCGGCGAGGTGGTGCGCGCCCGCCAGGTGATGCACGGCAAGACCAGCCCGGTGTTCCACCGCGACCAGGGCGTGTTCGCCGGACTCAACATGCCGCTGACGGTGACCCGCTACCACTCCCTGGTGGTCAGGCACGCCAGCCTGCCGGACTGCCTGGAAGTCACTGCCTGGACCCAGCTGGAGGACGGCTCGCTCGACGAAATCATGGGCCTGCGGCACAAGACCCTGAACATCGAGGGCGTGCAGTTCCACCCCGAATCCATCCTCACCGAGCAAGGCCACGAGCTCCTGGCCAATTTCCTCACACAACAAGGAGGCGTGCGCCGATGA
- the trpD gene encoding anthranilate phosphoribosyltransferase: MNIKEALNRVVGQLDLSTEEMQDVMREIMTGQCSDAQIGAFLMGLRMKSETIDEIVGAVSVMRELASHVHLPSLDHVVDVVGTGGDGANIFNVSTAASFVVAAAGGKVAKHGNRAVSGKSGSADLLEAAGIYLSLTPEQVARCIDSVGVGFMFAQVHHAAMKHAAAPRRELGLRTIFNMLGPLTNPAGVKHQVVGVFSQALCRPLAEVLKRLGSRHILVVHSRDGLDEFSLAAATHVAELKDGVISEYEVQPEDFGLKSQSLIGLGVEGPKASLALIRDALSKRKSEAGQKAADMIALNAGAALYAADLAGNLKDGVRLAHDALHTGLAWEKLQELVSFTAVFKQENQG, translated from the coding sequence ATGAACATCAAGGAAGCCCTCAACCGGGTGGTGGGTCAGCTCGACCTGTCCACCGAGGAAATGCAGGACGTGATGCGCGAGATCATGACCGGGCAGTGCAGCGACGCGCAGATCGGCGCTTTCCTCATGGGCCTGCGCATGAAGAGCGAAACCATCGACGAGATAGTCGGTGCGGTTTCGGTGATGCGCGAGCTGGCCAGTCACGTGCACCTGCCCAGCCTGGACCATGTGGTCGATGTGGTCGGCACCGGTGGCGATGGCGCGAATATCTTCAACGTGTCGACGGCGGCCAGTTTCGTCGTCGCCGCCGCCGGCGGCAAGGTGGCCAAGCACGGCAACCGCGCGGTGTCCGGCAAGAGCGGCAGCGCCGATCTGCTGGAAGCCGCCGGCATCTACCTCAGTCTGACGCCCGAGCAGGTGGCGCGCTGCATCGACAGCGTCGGCGTCGGCTTCATGTTCGCCCAGGTGCACCACGCGGCGATGAAGCACGCCGCGGCGCCGCGCCGTGAGCTGGGCCTGCGCACCATCTTCAACATGCTCGGCCCGCTGACCAATCCGGCGGGGGTCAAGCATCAGGTGGTCGGGGTGTTCAGTCAGGCGCTGTGCCGGCCCCTGGCCGAGGTGCTCAAGCGCCTGGGCAGCCGGCACATCCTGGTGGTGCACTCGCGCGACGGCCTGGACGAGTTCAGCCTGGCCGCGGCGACCCATGTCGCCGAGCTGAAGGACGGCGTGATCAGCGAGTACGAAGTGCAACCCGAAGACTTCGGCCTCAAGAGCCAGAGCCTGATCGGCCTGGGCGTGGAAGGGCCGAAGGCCTCCCTGGCGCTGATCCGTGATGCCCTGAGCAAGCGCAAGAGCGAAGCCGGACAGAAGGCCGCCGACATGATCGCGCTGAATGCCGGTGCGGCGCTCTATGCCGCGGACCTGGCCGGCAATCTCAAGGACGGCGTGCGCCTGGCTCACGATGCCCTGCACACTGGCCTGGCCTGGGAAAAGCTGCAGGAGCTGGTGTCCTTCACCGCGGTGTTCAAACAGGAGAATCAAGGATGA
- the trpC gene encoding indole-3-glycerol phosphate synthase TrpC — translation MSIPTVLEKILARKAEEVAARRALVSLAEVEGQARGADAPRGFARALLEQAKRKQPAVIAEIKKASPSKGVLREHFVPAEIAQSYQAGGATCLSVLTDVDYFQGADRYLQEARSACGLPVIRKDFMIDPYQVVEARALGADCVLLIVSALADSQMAELAATAKDFGLDVLVEVHDGAELERALKTLDTPLVGINNRNLHSFEVSLETTLDLLPRIPRDRLVITESGILNRADVELMEINDVHAFLVGEAFMRAESPGAELERLFFPERKRPVSRPDVD, via the coding sequence ATGAGCATCCCCACCGTTCTGGAAAAGATTCTGGCGCGCAAGGCCGAGGAAGTGGCCGCGCGCCGCGCCCTGGTCAGCCTTGCCGAGGTCGAGGGGCAGGCGCGTGGCGCCGATGCGCCCCGCGGCTTTGCTCGGGCCCTGCTGGAGCAGGCCAAGCGCAAGCAGCCGGCGGTGATCGCCGAGATCAAGAAGGCCTCGCCGAGCAAGGGCGTGCTGCGCGAGCACTTCGTCCCGGCGGAGATCGCCCAGAGCTATCAGGCTGGCGGCGCCACCTGCCTGTCGGTGCTGACCGATGTGGATTACTTCCAGGGCGCCGACCGCTACCTGCAGGAGGCGCGCAGCGCCTGCGGCCTGCCGGTGATCCGCAAGGATTTCATGATCGATCCCTACCAGGTCGTCGAGGCCCGCGCCCTGGGCGCCGACTGCGTGCTGCTGATCGTCTCGGCCCTGGCCGACAGCCAGATGGCCGAGCTGGCGGCGACCGCCAAGGACTTCGGTCTCGATGTGCTGGTCGAGGTGCACGACGGCGCCGAGCTGGAGCGGGCGTTGAAGACCCTGGATACGCCGCTGGTGGGTATCAACAACCGCAACCTGCACAGCTTCGAGGTCAGCCTGGAGACCACCCTCGACCTGCTGCCGCGTATTCCCCGCGACCGCCTGGTGATCACCGAGAGTGGCATCCTCAATCGCGCCGACGTCGAACTGATGGAAATCAATGACGTCCATGCCTTCCTGGTCGGCGAGGCGTTCATGCGCGCGGAGAGCCCGGGTGCGGAGCTGGAGCGGCTGTTCTTTCCCGAGCGCAAGCGGCCCGTCAGCCGCCCGGATGTGGACTGA
- the crp gene encoding cAMP-activated global transcriptional regulator CRP, translating to MVAITLTPKIKNLDKLLAHCHRRRYTAKSTIIYAGDRCETLFFIVKGSVTILIEDDDGREMIIAYLNAGDFFGEMGLFEKDGTEKERSAWVRAKTECEVAELSYAKFRELTQQDPDILYALGSQMAERLRNTTRKVGDLAFLDVTGRVARTLLDLCKQPDAMTHPDGMQIKITRQEIGRIVGCSREMVGRVLKSLEEQGLVHVKGKTMVVFGTR from the coding sequence ATGGTCGCTATTACCCTCACACCTAAAATAAAGAATCTCGACAAACTCCTCGCGCACTGCCACCGCCGTCGCTACACGGCGAAGAGCACCATCATCTATGCGGGCGATCGTTGCGAGACCCTGTTCTTCATCGTCAAAGGCTCGGTCACCATCCTGATCGAGGACGACGATGGCCGCGAGATGATCATCGCCTACCTCAACGCCGGTGATTTCTTCGGCGAGATGGGGCTGTTCGAAAAGGACGGCACCGAGAAGGAGCGCAGCGCCTGGGTTCGGGCCAAGACCGAATGCGAGGTGGCGGAACTCAGCTACGCCAAGTTCCGTGAACTGACGCAACAGGACCCGGACATCCTCTACGCCCTCGGCAGCCAGATGGCCGAACGCCTGCGCAACACCACGCGCAAGGTCGGCGACCTGGCCTTCCTCGATGTCACCGGGCGCGTCGCCCGCACCCTGCTGGACCTGTGCAAGCAGCCGGACGCCATGACCCATCCGGACGGCATGCAGATCAAGATCACCCGCCAGGAAATCGGCCGCATCGTCGGCTGCTCACGGGAGATGGTCGGTCGCGTGCTCAAGTCCCTGGAGGAACAGGGCCTGGTCCACGTCAAGGGCAAGACCATGGTGGTCTTCGGCACCCGCTGA
- a CDS encoding OsmC family protein produces the protein MKARIQWAGDALFLGESGSGHAVVMDGPPESGGRNLGIRPMEMLLIGLGGCSNFDVVSILKKSRQAVESCEAFVEAERAGEEPKVFTKIHLRFVVKGRGLKEAQVKRAVELSAEKYCSASIMLGRAGVEITHAYEIVELG, from the coding sequence ATGAAAGCGCGCATTCAGTGGGCCGGAGACGCCCTGTTTCTCGGTGAGTCGGGCAGCGGCCACGCGGTGGTGATGGATGGCCCGCCGGAGAGCGGCGGACGCAACCTGGGCATACGGCCGATGGAGATGCTGCTGATCGGCCTGGGCGGCTGCAGCAATTTCGATGTGGTGAGCATCCTGAAGAAATCCCGACAGGCGGTCGAGAGCTGTGAAGCCTTCGTCGAAGCCGAGCGTGCCGGCGAGGAGCCCAAGGTCTTCACCAAGATCCACCTGCGCTTCGTGGTCAAGGGGCGCGGGCTGAAGGAGGCGCAGGTCAAGCGTGCGGTCGAGCTGTCGGCGGAGAAGTACTGCTCGGCCTCGATCATGCTGGGTCGCGCCGGCGTCGAGATCACCCATGCCTACGAAATCGTCGAGCTGGGTTGA
- the speD gene encoding adenosylmethionine decarboxylase → MKSKLRLHGFNNLTKTLSFNIYDICYAETAEDQQAYVQYIDEEYDAERLTQILTDVVDIIGANILNIARQDYDPQGASVTILISEQPVEPTESQIEESPGPLPETILAHLDKSHITVHTYPEIHPVDGIATFRVDIDVSTCGLISPLKALNYLIHQFDSDIVTVDYRVRGFTRDVEGKKHFIDHEINSIQNYLSDDTQAAYQMTDVNVYQENLFHTKMLLKDFELDNYLFGDATRNLTPEQRQQVEDRVRHEMLEIFYARNMPH, encoded by the coding sequence ATGAAAAGCAAACTCAGGCTCCACGGGTTCAACAACCTGACGAAGACCTTGAGCTTCAACATCTATGACATCTGCTACGCGGAAACCGCGGAAGACCAGCAGGCCTACGTCCAGTACATCGACGAAGAGTACGACGCCGAGCGCCTGACCCAGATTCTCACCGATGTTGTCGACATTATCGGCGCCAATATCCTCAATATCGCTCGCCAGGACTACGATCCCCAGGGCGCCAGCGTGACCATCCTGATTTCCGAGCAGCCGGTGGAGCCGACGGAGAGTCAGATCGAGGAGTCGCCCGGTCCGCTGCCCGAGACCATTCTCGCGCACCTGGACAAGAGCCATATCACCGTGCACACCTACCCGGAGATCCATCCGGTAGACGGCATCGCCACCTTCCGCGTGGACATCGATGTGTCGACCTGTGGTCTGATCTCGCCGCTCAAGGCGCTGAACTACCTGATCCACCAGTTCGACTCGGACATCGTCACGGTCGACTACCGGGTGCGCGGCTTCACCCGTGACGTGGAAGGCAAGAAGCACTTCATCGACCACGAGATCAACTCGATCCAGAACTACCTCTCCGACGACACCCAGGCGGCGTATCAGATGACCGACGTCAACGTGTACCAGGAGAACCTGTTCCACACCAAGATGCTGCTCAAGGACTTCGAGCTGGACAACTACCTGTTCGGTGACGCCACCCGCAACCTGACCCCGGAGCAGCGGCAGCAGGTCGAAGACCGCGTGCGTCACGAGATGCTGGAGATCTTCTACGCGCGCAACATGCCGCACTGA